The Taeniopygia guttata chromosome 19, bTaeGut7.mat, whole genome shotgun sequence genome window below encodes:
- the KIAA0753 gene encoding protein moonraker isoform X1 — protein sequence MVRSKTAVSDDAFASTTQRYRNEVKALQTQLQFNRNVPAVPENLALRFSRPPPIVIEKLKASSDQRNLVGSEDLSLRSSGMFSVVSEERLKLAVQLAKRDIKQRRLEEQVKQQVFGDVFSTPLQTQKSQLQKTKVFASQENKNTLKSQTHLTCQQRLDQPSRGESASSDTNLYLCVVKEGKPVPAVLDSPPTRDTGPDSKPNLNKKEHQNMQEVQRLQKELRSYVQKIEDIIKKGRDRELLDPENEQRLCARRRQQAARSARMLYMLQQQVKEIQNDLEKLSPHTIKHTKKSRAVSRLAAAHRGAVRTLQAFANQFTDQTDEQIPAHYKELGSLIRQLSLCSAKLEGDSSISEAIIDILLQVEDLNSLLENKQTPKTVKKCISASQAKSPRNTEPFPERKHFLSPKGENKPLTLKGQHGQESKKPLSARSLLTAVQQANSCAHILHNKYQEESGPPTSERNATLQGSTDVLVRTRAVKKESVLESGALKKKVVLLASKPQGMLKSLKSRRAHPPGKHARFQEPTIAFQLKENKRPAKESKMSRLPSKPPPRSVSPKRLARLEAKNSRGVKVLTDLCMGEMEKIQKLRSQTVSPAQYTDKAEKEIREWSEPPLDRTQQVATNADILSEKLLDDLLEDTAQELWSMDQHERLQAEALPVADTHSLESMLQRMEEIERYQEAVRRRFTQIIYSDSQFWAQEDKMELQTASTAKKPTSPHPVQITKLIRHGELETDILFEKPFDSTDIDENKEAEEKLQTGNDILQPLPLNSLQKAYSVSLSVPSNVLQSILDYNSRYKHHLKLISHEVVGSFNPWQIAESLAEQLTEEALCDVAAELQDVCEDYAEAVFTSEFLQPVQ from the exons ATGGTACGAAGCAAGACAGCGGTGTCCGATGATGCGTTTGCATCTACCACCCAGCGATACAGGAATGAAGTTAAAGCTTTACAAACACAG CTCCAGTTTAATAGAAATGTTCCTGCAGTTCCAGAGAACTTGGCTCTCAGATTCTCTCGCCCCCCTCCAATTGTAATAGAAAAACTGAAGGCATCCAGTGATCAGAGAAATCTCGTTGGAAGTGAGGACCTCAGCCTGAGAAGCTCTGGGATGTTCTCAGTAGTATCTGAAGAGAGACTTAAATTGGCTGTTCAGCTGGCCAAAAGGGACATCAAACAAAGACGTCTTGAAGAGCAAGTAAAACAGCAGGTATTTGGAGATGTCTTCAGTACACCATTGCAGACCCAGAAATCACAACTGCAGAAGACTAAGGTATTTGCAagtcaagaaaataaaaataccctgAAGTCTCAGACTCACTTGACATGTCAGCAGAGGCTCGATCAGCCTTCCCGAGGGGAGTCTGCCAGCTCTGACACGAACCTTTATCTCTGCGTAGTTAAGGAAGGAAAGCCAGTACCAGCTGTTTTGGactctcctccaacccgtgacacaggaccAGACTCCAAgccaaatttaaataaaaaagaacatcAAAATATGCAGGAAGTCCAGCGTCTGCAAAAAGAATTGAGGAGCTATGTCCAGAAAATTGAAGATATTATTAAAAAAG GGAGAGATAGAGAACTTCTAGATCCTGAAAACGAGCAGCGGCTTTGCGCTAGGAGACGGCAGCAAGCTGCACGGTCAGCTCGGATGCTGTACATGCTCCAGCAACAG gtaaaagaaattcagaacGATTTAGAGAAACTGAGTCCTCATACAATCAAACACACTAAAAAG tcTCGAGCAGTatccaggctggcagcagcacacagaggagcTGTACGAACCTTGCAGGCATTTGCCAATCAGTTTACAGATCAAACAGATGAGCAGATTCCTGCCCATTACAAGGAACTGGGCAGTCTCATTCGTCAactctctctctgctctgccaaatTAGAAGGGGATTCTTCCATTTCTGAAGCTATCATAGACATTTTGCTGCAAGTTGAG GATCTGAATTCACTGttggaaaacaagcaaacacCAAAAACAGTGAAGAAATGCATTTCAGCTTCTCAGGCCAAATCTCCAAGGAACACTGAGCCATTTCCAGAGAGAAAGCACTTTCTATCtccaaaaggagaaaacaaaccTCTCACCTTAAAGGGACAGCATGGACAAGAGTCTAAAAAACCTCTATCTGCCAGGAGTCTTTTGACTG CAGTTCAACAGGCAAACAGTTGTGCTCATATATTACACAATAAATACCAAGAAGAAAGTGGCCCACCTACTTCAGAGAGAAATGCTACTTTGCAAGGAAGCACAGATGTACTGGTGAGAACTAGAGCTGTAAAAAAAGAGTCTGTCCTTGAAAGTGGTGCTTTGAAGAAGAAAGTTGTGTTACTGGCTTCAAAACCACAG GGAATGCTGAAATCTTTAAAATCAAGACGGGCACACCCTCCAGGAAAGCATGCTCGATTTCAAGAGCCAACTATAGCTTTCCAACTAAAAGAGAACAAACGACCTGCTAAGGAGAGCAAAATGTCTCGCCTGCCTTCAAAGCCTCCACCTCGGTCTGTTTCACCTAAGCG ACTAGCAAGGCTTGAAGCAAAAAATTCAAGAGGAGTGAAGGTTCTAACTGACCTTTGCAtgggagaaatggaaaaaatacagaagttaAG GTCACAAACTGTTTCTCCAGCCCAGTATACAGACAAAGCTGAGAAGGAGATACGGGAGTGGTCAGAGCCTCCGTTAGACAGGACACAG CAGGTTGCAACAAATGCAGATATTCTGAGTGAAAAGCTATTGGATGATCTTTTGGAAGATACTGCTCAGGAACTGTGGAGCATGGATCAGCATGAGAGACTCCAGGCTGAGGCCCTACCTGTGGCTGACACTCATAGCCTGGAGTCAATGTTGCAAAGAATGGAAGAAATTGAA AGGTACCAGGAGGCTGTCCGCAGGAGATTTACCCAGATAATCTACAGTGACTCCCAGTTCTGGGCCCAGGAAGACAAAATGG AACTACAAACGGCATCAACAGCTAAAAAACCTACATCTCCTCATCCAGTTCAGATAACCAAATTAATCAGACACGGAGAGCTGGAAACAGACATTTTATTTGAGAAACCTTTTGACAGCAC TGATAttgatgaaaataaagaagcagAGGAGAAATTGCAGACTGGAAATGACATTCTGCAGCCCTTGCCTCTGAATTCTCTACAGAAAGCATATTCTGTGTCTCTCTCTGTGCCAAGCAATGTGCTCCAGAGCATCTTGGATTATAACAGCAGATACAAGCATCATTTAAAGCTTATTTCCCATGAGGTAGTGGGCAGTTTCAATCCATGGCAGATTGCTGAGAG TCTTGCAGAGCAACTGACAGAAGAAGCCCTGTGTGAcgtggcagcagagctgcaggatgtTTGTGAGGACTATGCAGAAGCTGTATTCACGTCAGAGTTTTTGCAGCCAGTGCAGTGA
- the KIAA0753 gene encoding protein moonraker isoform X2 has product MVRSKTAVSDDAFASTTQRYRNEVKALQTQLQFNRNVPAVPENLALRFSRPPPIVIEKLKASSDQRNLVGSEDLSLRSSGMFSVVSEERLKLAVQLAKRDIKQRRLEEQVKQQVFGDVFSTPLQTQKSQLQKTKVFASQENKNTLKSQTHLTCQQRLDQPSRGESASSDTNLYLCVVKEGKPVPAVLDSPPTRDTGPDSKPNLNKKEHQNMQEVQRLQKELRSYVQKIEDIIKKGRDRELLDPENEQRLCARRRQQAARSARMLYMLQQQVKEIQNDLEKLSPHTIKHTKKSRAVSRLAAAHRGAVRTLQAFANQFTDQTDEQIPAHYKELGSLIRQLSLCSAKLEGDSSISEAIIDILLQVEDLNSLLENKQTPKTVKKCISASQAKSPRNTEPFPERKHFLSPKGENKPLTLKGQHGQESKKPLSARSLLTVQQANSCAHILHNKYQEESGPPTSERNATLQGSTDVLVRTRAVKKESVLESGALKKKVVLLASKPQGMLKSLKSRRAHPPGKHARFQEPTIAFQLKENKRPAKESKMSRLPSKPPPRSVSPKRLARLEAKNSRGVKVLTDLCMGEMEKIQKLRSQTVSPAQYTDKAEKEIREWSEPPLDRTQQVATNADILSEKLLDDLLEDTAQELWSMDQHERLQAEALPVADTHSLESMLQRMEEIERYQEAVRRRFTQIIYSDSQFWAQEDKMELQTASTAKKPTSPHPVQITKLIRHGELETDILFEKPFDSTDIDENKEAEEKLQTGNDILQPLPLNSLQKAYSVSLSVPSNVLQSILDYNSRYKHHLKLISHEVVGSFNPWQIAESLAEQLTEEALCDVAAELQDVCEDYAEAVFTSEFLQPVQ; this is encoded by the exons ATGGTACGAAGCAAGACAGCGGTGTCCGATGATGCGTTTGCATCTACCACCCAGCGATACAGGAATGAAGTTAAAGCTTTACAAACACAG CTCCAGTTTAATAGAAATGTTCCTGCAGTTCCAGAGAACTTGGCTCTCAGATTCTCTCGCCCCCCTCCAATTGTAATAGAAAAACTGAAGGCATCCAGTGATCAGAGAAATCTCGTTGGAAGTGAGGACCTCAGCCTGAGAAGCTCTGGGATGTTCTCAGTAGTATCTGAAGAGAGACTTAAATTGGCTGTTCAGCTGGCCAAAAGGGACATCAAACAAAGACGTCTTGAAGAGCAAGTAAAACAGCAGGTATTTGGAGATGTCTTCAGTACACCATTGCAGACCCAGAAATCACAACTGCAGAAGACTAAGGTATTTGCAagtcaagaaaataaaaataccctgAAGTCTCAGACTCACTTGACATGTCAGCAGAGGCTCGATCAGCCTTCCCGAGGGGAGTCTGCCAGCTCTGACACGAACCTTTATCTCTGCGTAGTTAAGGAAGGAAAGCCAGTACCAGCTGTTTTGGactctcctccaacccgtgacacaggaccAGACTCCAAgccaaatttaaataaaaaagaacatcAAAATATGCAGGAAGTCCAGCGTCTGCAAAAAGAATTGAGGAGCTATGTCCAGAAAATTGAAGATATTATTAAAAAAG GGAGAGATAGAGAACTTCTAGATCCTGAAAACGAGCAGCGGCTTTGCGCTAGGAGACGGCAGCAAGCTGCACGGTCAGCTCGGATGCTGTACATGCTCCAGCAACAG gtaaaagaaattcagaacGATTTAGAGAAACTGAGTCCTCATACAATCAAACACACTAAAAAG tcTCGAGCAGTatccaggctggcagcagcacacagaggagcTGTACGAACCTTGCAGGCATTTGCCAATCAGTTTACAGATCAAACAGATGAGCAGATTCCTGCCCATTACAAGGAACTGGGCAGTCTCATTCGTCAactctctctctgctctgccaaatTAGAAGGGGATTCTTCCATTTCTGAAGCTATCATAGACATTTTGCTGCAAGTTGAG GATCTGAATTCACTGttggaaaacaagcaaacacCAAAAACAGTGAAGAAATGCATTTCAGCTTCTCAGGCCAAATCTCCAAGGAACACTGAGCCATTTCCAGAGAGAAAGCACTTTCTATCtccaaaaggagaaaacaaaccTCTCACCTTAAAGGGACAGCATGGACAAGAGTCTAAAAAACCTCTATCTGCCAGGAGTCTTTTGACTG TTCAACAGGCAAACAGTTGTGCTCATATATTACACAATAAATACCAAGAAGAAAGTGGCCCACCTACTTCAGAGAGAAATGCTACTTTGCAAGGAAGCACAGATGTACTGGTGAGAACTAGAGCTGTAAAAAAAGAGTCTGTCCTTGAAAGTGGTGCTTTGAAGAAGAAAGTTGTGTTACTGGCTTCAAAACCACAG GGAATGCTGAAATCTTTAAAATCAAGACGGGCACACCCTCCAGGAAAGCATGCTCGATTTCAAGAGCCAACTATAGCTTTCCAACTAAAAGAGAACAAACGACCTGCTAAGGAGAGCAAAATGTCTCGCCTGCCTTCAAAGCCTCCACCTCGGTCTGTTTCACCTAAGCG ACTAGCAAGGCTTGAAGCAAAAAATTCAAGAGGAGTGAAGGTTCTAACTGACCTTTGCAtgggagaaatggaaaaaatacagaagttaAG GTCACAAACTGTTTCTCCAGCCCAGTATACAGACAAAGCTGAGAAGGAGATACGGGAGTGGTCAGAGCCTCCGTTAGACAGGACACAG CAGGTTGCAACAAATGCAGATATTCTGAGTGAAAAGCTATTGGATGATCTTTTGGAAGATACTGCTCAGGAACTGTGGAGCATGGATCAGCATGAGAGACTCCAGGCTGAGGCCCTACCTGTGGCTGACACTCATAGCCTGGAGTCAATGTTGCAAAGAATGGAAGAAATTGAA AGGTACCAGGAGGCTGTCCGCAGGAGATTTACCCAGATAATCTACAGTGACTCCCAGTTCTGGGCCCAGGAAGACAAAATGG AACTACAAACGGCATCAACAGCTAAAAAACCTACATCTCCTCATCCAGTTCAGATAACCAAATTAATCAGACACGGAGAGCTGGAAACAGACATTTTATTTGAGAAACCTTTTGACAGCAC TGATAttgatgaaaataaagaagcagAGGAGAAATTGCAGACTGGAAATGACATTCTGCAGCCCTTGCCTCTGAATTCTCTACAGAAAGCATATTCTGTGTCTCTCTCTGTGCCAAGCAATGTGCTCCAGAGCATCTTGGATTATAACAGCAGATACAAGCATCATTTAAAGCTTATTTCCCATGAGGTAGTGGGCAGTTTCAATCCATGGCAGATTGCTGAGAG TCTTGCAGAGCAACTGACAGAAGAAGCCCTGTGTGAcgtggcagcagagctgcaggatgtTTGTGAGGACTATGCAGAAGCTGTATTCACGTCAGAGTTTTTGCAGCCAGTGCAGTGA
- the KIAA0753 gene encoding protein moonraker isoform X5 — protein MVRSKTAVSDDAFASTTQRYRNEVKALQTQLQFNRNVPAVPENLALRFSRPPPIVIEKLKASSDQRNLVGSEDLSLRSSGMFSVVSEERLKLAVQLAKRDIKQRRLEEQVKQQVFGDVFSTPLQTQKSQLQKTKVFASQENKNTLKSQTHLTCQQRLDQPSRGESASSDTNLYLCVVKEGKPVPAVLDSPPTRDTGPDSKPNLNKKEHQNMQEVQRLQKELRSYVQKIEDIIKKGRDRELLDPENEQRLCARRRQQAARSARMLYMLQQQVKEIQNDLEKLSPHTIKHTKKSRAVSRLAAAHRGAVRTLQAFANQFTDQTDEQIPAHYKELGSLIRQLSLCSAKLEGDSSISEAIIDILLQVEDLNSLLENKQTPKTVKKCISASQAKSPRNTEPFPERKHFLSPKGENKPLTLKGQHGQESKKPLSARSLLTAVQQANSCAHILHNKYQEESGPPTSERNATLQGSTDVLVRTRAVKKESVLESGALKKKVVLLASKPQGMLKSLKSRRAHPPGKHARFQEPTIAFQLKENKRPAKESKMSRLPSKPPPRSVSPKRSQTVSPAQYTDKAEKEIREWSEPPLDRTQRYQEAVRRRFTQIIYSDSQFWAQEDKMELQTASTAKKPTSPHPVQITKLIRHGELETDILFEKPFDSTDIDENKEAEEKLQTGNDILQPLPLNSLQKAYSVSLSVPSNVLQSILDYNSRYKHHLKLISHEVVGSFNPWQIAESLAEQLTEEALCDVAAELQDVCEDYAEAVFTSEFLQPVQ, from the exons ATGGTACGAAGCAAGACAGCGGTGTCCGATGATGCGTTTGCATCTACCACCCAGCGATACAGGAATGAAGTTAAAGCTTTACAAACACAG CTCCAGTTTAATAGAAATGTTCCTGCAGTTCCAGAGAACTTGGCTCTCAGATTCTCTCGCCCCCCTCCAATTGTAATAGAAAAACTGAAGGCATCCAGTGATCAGAGAAATCTCGTTGGAAGTGAGGACCTCAGCCTGAGAAGCTCTGGGATGTTCTCAGTAGTATCTGAAGAGAGACTTAAATTGGCTGTTCAGCTGGCCAAAAGGGACATCAAACAAAGACGTCTTGAAGAGCAAGTAAAACAGCAGGTATTTGGAGATGTCTTCAGTACACCATTGCAGACCCAGAAATCACAACTGCAGAAGACTAAGGTATTTGCAagtcaagaaaataaaaataccctgAAGTCTCAGACTCACTTGACATGTCAGCAGAGGCTCGATCAGCCTTCCCGAGGGGAGTCTGCCAGCTCTGACACGAACCTTTATCTCTGCGTAGTTAAGGAAGGAAAGCCAGTACCAGCTGTTTTGGactctcctccaacccgtgacacaggaccAGACTCCAAgccaaatttaaataaaaaagaacatcAAAATATGCAGGAAGTCCAGCGTCTGCAAAAAGAATTGAGGAGCTATGTCCAGAAAATTGAAGATATTATTAAAAAAG GGAGAGATAGAGAACTTCTAGATCCTGAAAACGAGCAGCGGCTTTGCGCTAGGAGACGGCAGCAAGCTGCACGGTCAGCTCGGATGCTGTACATGCTCCAGCAACAG gtaaaagaaattcagaacGATTTAGAGAAACTGAGTCCTCATACAATCAAACACACTAAAAAG tcTCGAGCAGTatccaggctggcagcagcacacagaggagcTGTACGAACCTTGCAGGCATTTGCCAATCAGTTTACAGATCAAACAGATGAGCAGATTCCTGCCCATTACAAGGAACTGGGCAGTCTCATTCGTCAactctctctctgctctgccaaatTAGAAGGGGATTCTTCCATTTCTGAAGCTATCATAGACATTTTGCTGCAAGTTGAG GATCTGAATTCACTGttggaaaacaagcaaacacCAAAAACAGTGAAGAAATGCATTTCAGCTTCTCAGGCCAAATCTCCAAGGAACACTGAGCCATTTCCAGAGAGAAAGCACTTTCTATCtccaaaaggagaaaacaaaccTCTCACCTTAAAGGGACAGCATGGACAAGAGTCTAAAAAACCTCTATCTGCCAGGAGTCTTTTGACTG CAGTTCAACAGGCAAACAGTTGTGCTCATATATTACACAATAAATACCAAGAAGAAAGTGGCCCACCTACTTCAGAGAGAAATGCTACTTTGCAAGGAAGCACAGATGTACTGGTGAGAACTAGAGCTGTAAAAAAAGAGTCTGTCCTTGAAAGTGGTGCTTTGAAGAAGAAAGTTGTGTTACTGGCTTCAAAACCACAG GGAATGCTGAAATCTTTAAAATCAAGACGGGCACACCCTCCAGGAAAGCATGCTCGATTTCAAGAGCCAACTATAGCTTTCCAACTAAAAGAGAACAAACGACCTGCTAAGGAGAGCAAAATGTCTCGCCTGCCTTCAAAGCCTCCACCTCGGTCTGTTTCACCTAAGCG GTCACAAACTGTTTCTCCAGCCCAGTATACAGACAAAGCTGAGAAGGAGATACGGGAGTGGTCAGAGCCTCCGTTAGACAGGACACAG AGGTACCAGGAGGCTGTCCGCAGGAGATTTACCCAGATAATCTACAGTGACTCCCAGTTCTGGGCCCAGGAAGACAAAATGG AACTACAAACGGCATCAACAGCTAAAAAACCTACATCTCCTCATCCAGTTCAGATAACCAAATTAATCAGACACGGAGAGCTGGAAACAGACATTTTATTTGAGAAACCTTTTGACAGCAC TGATAttgatgaaaataaagaagcagAGGAGAAATTGCAGACTGGAAATGACATTCTGCAGCCCTTGCCTCTGAATTCTCTACAGAAAGCATATTCTGTGTCTCTCTCTGTGCCAAGCAATGTGCTCCAGAGCATCTTGGATTATAACAGCAGATACAAGCATCATTTAAAGCTTATTTCCCATGAGGTAGTGGGCAGTTTCAATCCATGGCAGATTGCTGAGAG TCTTGCAGAGCAACTGACAGAAGAAGCCCTGTGTGAcgtggcagcagagctgcaggatgtTTGTGAGGACTATGCAGAAGCTGTATTCACGTCAGAGTTTTTGCAGCCAGTGCAGTGA
- the KIAA0753 gene encoding protein moonraker isoform X4 — MVRSKTAVSDDAFASTTQRYRNEVKALQTQLQFNRNVPAVPENLALRFSRPPPIVIEKLKASSDQRNLVGSEDLSLRSSGMFSVVSEERLKLAVQLAKRDIKQRRLEEQVKQQVFGDVFSTPLQTQKSQLQKTKVFASQENKNTLKSQTHLTCQQRLDQPSRGESASSDTNLYLCVVKEGKPVPAVLDSPPTRDTGPDSKPNLNKKEHQNMQEVQRLQKELRSYVQKIEDIIKKGRDRELLDPENEQRLCARRRQQAARSARMLYMLQQQVKEIQNDLEKLSPHTIKHTKKSRAVSRLAAAHRGAVRTLQAFANQFTDQTDEQIPAHYKELGSLIRQLSLCSAKLEGDSSISEAIIDILLQVEDLNSLLENKQTPKTVKKCISASQAKSPRNTEPFPERKHFLSPKGENKPLTLKGQHGQESKKPLSARSLLTAVQQANSCAHILHNKYQEESGPPTSERNATLQGSTDVLVRTRAVKKESVLESGALKKKVVLLASKPQGMLKSLKSRRAHPPGKHARFQEPTIAFQLKENKRPAKESKMSRLPSKPPPRSVSPKRLARLEAKNSRGVKVLTDLCMGEMEKIQKLRSQTVSPAQYTDKAEKEIREWSEPPLDRTQRYQEAVRRRFTQIIYSDSQFWAQEDKMELQTASTAKKPTSPHPVQITKLIRHGELETDILFEKPFDSTDIDENKEAEEKLQTGNDILQPLPLNSLQKAYSVSLSVPSNVLQSILDYNSRYKHHLKLISHEVVGSFNPWQIAESLAEQLTEEALCDVAAELQDVCEDYAEAVFTSEFLQPVQ, encoded by the exons ATGGTACGAAGCAAGACAGCGGTGTCCGATGATGCGTTTGCATCTACCACCCAGCGATACAGGAATGAAGTTAAAGCTTTACAAACACAG CTCCAGTTTAATAGAAATGTTCCTGCAGTTCCAGAGAACTTGGCTCTCAGATTCTCTCGCCCCCCTCCAATTGTAATAGAAAAACTGAAGGCATCCAGTGATCAGAGAAATCTCGTTGGAAGTGAGGACCTCAGCCTGAGAAGCTCTGGGATGTTCTCAGTAGTATCTGAAGAGAGACTTAAATTGGCTGTTCAGCTGGCCAAAAGGGACATCAAACAAAGACGTCTTGAAGAGCAAGTAAAACAGCAGGTATTTGGAGATGTCTTCAGTACACCATTGCAGACCCAGAAATCACAACTGCAGAAGACTAAGGTATTTGCAagtcaagaaaataaaaataccctgAAGTCTCAGACTCACTTGACATGTCAGCAGAGGCTCGATCAGCCTTCCCGAGGGGAGTCTGCCAGCTCTGACACGAACCTTTATCTCTGCGTAGTTAAGGAAGGAAAGCCAGTACCAGCTGTTTTGGactctcctccaacccgtgacacaggaccAGACTCCAAgccaaatttaaataaaaaagaacatcAAAATATGCAGGAAGTCCAGCGTCTGCAAAAAGAATTGAGGAGCTATGTCCAGAAAATTGAAGATATTATTAAAAAAG GGAGAGATAGAGAACTTCTAGATCCTGAAAACGAGCAGCGGCTTTGCGCTAGGAGACGGCAGCAAGCTGCACGGTCAGCTCGGATGCTGTACATGCTCCAGCAACAG gtaaaagaaattcagaacGATTTAGAGAAACTGAGTCCTCATACAATCAAACACACTAAAAAG tcTCGAGCAGTatccaggctggcagcagcacacagaggagcTGTACGAACCTTGCAGGCATTTGCCAATCAGTTTACAGATCAAACAGATGAGCAGATTCCTGCCCATTACAAGGAACTGGGCAGTCTCATTCGTCAactctctctctgctctgccaaatTAGAAGGGGATTCTTCCATTTCTGAAGCTATCATAGACATTTTGCTGCAAGTTGAG GATCTGAATTCACTGttggaaaacaagcaaacacCAAAAACAGTGAAGAAATGCATTTCAGCTTCTCAGGCCAAATCTCCAAGGAACACTGAGCCATTTCCAGAGAGAAAGCACTTTCTATCtccaaaaggagaaaacaaaccTCTCACCTTAAAGGGACAGCATGGACAAGAGTCTAAAAAACCTCTATCTGCCAGGAGTCTTTTGACTG CAGTTCAACAGGCAAACAGTTGTGCTCATATATTACACAATAAATACCAAGAAGAAAGTGGCCCACCTACTTCAGAGAGAAATGCTACTTTGCAAGGAAGCACAGATGTACTGGTGAGAACTAGAGCTGTAAAAAAAGAGTCTGTCCTTGAAAGTGGTGCTTTGAAGAAGAAAGTTGTGTTACTGGCTTCAAAACCACAG GGAATGCTGAAATCTTTAAAATCAAGACGGGCACACCCTCCAGGAAAGCATGCTCGATTTCAAGAGCCAACTATAGCTTTCCAACTAAAAGAGAACAAACGACCTGCTAAGGAGAGCAAAATGTCTCGCCTGCCTTCAAAGCCTCCACCTCGGTCTGTTTCACCTAAGCG ACTAGCAAGGCTTGAAGCAAAAAATTCAAGAGGAGTGAAGGTTCTAACTGACCTTTGCAtgggagaaatggaaaaaatacagaagttaAG GTCACAAACTGTTTCTCCAGCCCAGTATACAGACAAAGCTGAGAAGGAGATACGGGAGTGGTCAGAGCCTCCGTTAGACAGGACACAG AGGTACCAGGAGGCTGTCCGCAGGAGATTTACCCAGATAATCTACAGTGACTCCCAGTTCTGGGCCCAGGAAGACAAAATGG AACTACAAACGGCATCAACAGCTAAAAAACCTACATCTCCTCATCCAGTTCAGATAACCAAATTAATCAGACACGGAGAGCTGGAAACAGACATTTTATTTGAGAAACCTTTTGACAGCAC TGATAttgatgaaaataaagaagcagAGGAGAAATTGCAGACTGGAAATGACATTCTGCAGCCCTTGCCTCTGAATTCTCTACAGAAAGCATATTCTGTGTCTCTCTCTGTGCCAAGCAATGTGCTCCAGAGCATCTTGGATTATAACAGCAGATACAAGCATCATTTAAAGCTTATTTCCCATGAGGTAGTGGGCAGTTTCAATCCATGGCAGATTGCTGAGAG TCTTGCAGAGCAACTGACAGAAGAAGCCCTGTGTGAcgtggcagcagagctgcaggatgtTTGTGAGGACTATGCAGAAGCTGTATTCACGTCAGAGTTTTTGCAGCCAGTGCAGTGA